In Actinomadura citrea, a single window of DNA contains:
- a CDS encoding LamG-like jellyroll fold domain-containing protein encodes MAKLPELPKLKIAGPFWTAEAEVIRLADPATNFAFRTLFADTTPRQAVGENNVLLPGSLLALVYVTSVTISPTNGSTPQYVWKRSGNKPDGKLSPQAIRAAISAGTVGLLLLQAPADGWPKNVAGKLPTFTCLGGEIVLDPMTAQAGAAQKLYAALGIGPAAITQRTGAARLLGALAVHAGGLSVFGQVRLLWDTAPVTAVFQLARVVPDPEPTAGAQVRGFRMTVEAERLTVSERTAITDSWRRLNRYLNPNNPLNGLAEPLPAPEWATLELANPLAVPRLFWEIAPWQEQPGTRPISFAGDEFSVLLSDRGPYDPTARPDTLAQITPARARVAADGTKLRVELAAGGPPASSAGTLGYQAGRDGAGWSERVTLAATTLAFDPNEAARRLRATLRAPEPSWSRPEPGEARPVTPAVLWGFTPLDDGWAQLPLPNLSEQIYLDAGAAREEPAPAPGNLLRGAVSYGNDDPAGLGQVPGEQPWSLTLAAAQRMTATWVLGPAGGGYQLQSAELALDAPEVALNGLFWLSTEAPTAADALPGFDDWIGGLATVPLHTVTGRELFPPLVRLAFEAISFAWRSKPASSAGLGAWAFQYGIDPALLRALVDGGVLPPDAIGAALPLVWRRHPTLPMVQALALTQSVSPPNVPIAGRQLVPFELPVTRQDGMDLPDGWRFTAEGASGWPRHGGGLSPAREWLGADEEKLYDLPLVALSLPGLVLDPRPDGEPPQSDSGLGLPIQYRYDLPYTDEIQALAQLPKIPKDPRESAPLPDTARPEPPRPLTRADYAAHWRRLAERAGLAAADSVAAFARQDGQTVLRHLASIHAWRVRATLALDGYPGEIRLDNADPAPSAPLTLTREAALSGIDGDFTDGAGGLRRLPADAPTDSARYQLTAGSMAARAVGDAGFADQRGLVRGASLPTSNLIRTPLSHPTAGEVQLTTTRLPLTLGHATATWRLWFRDLPAQGSTFSKASARSPKAVELDLDGNDPEARSSDYEHRTGYEWRLRPLDDDPDAPPPGLDLFGLRFFPMVLDRVVFAGDGVAAVDVIGRLQLPVAGSDDEQTDLSNCVRLTFSGGGTALNLSAIGLDGDVLEWPLAVAAGEAGDAPRLRVGRVALASGGAGLTIEQVRLHFHLFQVEWAVGLPPISFPDPATPPFTLPGATGTAPIVPQRVALGLDMTGGEHTLNLTVAVRIDRPPTGLQALYRFDEGGGATVHDTSGIGEPLHLSAAATQGMSWSPNGLTLTKATLIRSGAPAAKLNAAVKASNEISIEAWVKPVTGLLTGGQFDILTVSSDAGHRNVTLQQRKGLLDSSFVDVWLHTDATNDEGAPDLATPAGSLGAALTHLAYTRSADGRTRIYVNGQLKAEHNVGGSLAAWNDQFELALGDEITGGRAWLGTYRMVAVYGRALTAEEVSARFGAGPATAPTASRGEAVAAGLTFDLMAKGTDRFTLDTANLFGDLTLAVTLPDGSPAALAGDTTLQFGWNGYGAPQPEGLQFLPGMRLADAQTPGLGERAAPGFATVTFRATARPDDVPKLTLTGAFVEALLVAHWGRSLHDRGPSRSAEAAELYGSSAGDLVVGYTSRLQGSDWQESFLLNGMLTATNLVSWPQQLNYDAATARITLPAARTAGAPPLTHLRHTIRVLLNQHELPGSILTGAAGPLLFTFAQGQSWQTLALVEHQLVEVTPAAGGSGGTLGREARWTAVQEVRLLAPQRAAQFLRAMAALKITDPVEGVSPLGSVSGGYLGAGLSALLADSGAALDALPPDTLLVEASAHHLVRLTPAGESVATTLQFLPTGSQGALLSSPADYAPSDPTDPRWLLLTMPFLGRLQDTTRDLAQPPAGQQPSPLQTDPLLLIARLRAAAPTTALPSLALALSGWADSAPLAVTFASLDTVVGRSFARLDPLALEESWFRAQNPSPEPQDALLQSVLAALPETPARLSRPVALRQAFDPRRPFYPPQPDDRTAPAEPSPYADPVWREDGLLLTQAVSTLAPTSKPPYGWTLAAALIASSGLLGQPPADGQGPRRHPAATLVPAPLALDGADNPRPLNIVISPYLGLQWRPAPTVPTGGPSPLQPRLLLAELLCLAPGTARLRPVASRMWSVQPDHPELADESHLRAQAQGWAVQSQRLLAPESPIAVLRYRIISDNTRPDGLGEAALTIGYAFALVRVTSAEPLARRLFSVRPELADLRYREGQCAIAAIPASPRDFELAPPQTVGVQPLYLTQRPVRGDLPAWPWGLSALRVSVHYTKGQQGVIGVATPGTAGQTLWWQTVQSTVQFRSALHTDRPTGGLPRRFRAPAVRSLLPAPPDPPLPALTEPMFDEPALPDPDAAAPEGPALERWQPVLPGELRYLVSGTRAGVFVTLRNHLLRQSGVTLAGEHPRPRGLAMLSGGLPVQHRAPRPVPLPANVDGRQGVALRTWASHFDPEKPALVTPSPTDEAFRAGFEDPRENPTYRQTAQRLRLQLAAVERSRLDVGWDGVLTFVYRIDGSITLLGGQKPETPETGIRDWVLALELVGAGRVTTLADITTPTLVLTPTLRAQLGAVGVPLPGPEVDTVDTAKFAICRFGLPGDAKTRADRARELIAGMPPGATIHARVRAQFAPHRPGAEPYHDGYSHVLRFPLRVADPSAPHLPLVPRYVHFEDPEYNRRLASPSAHATVPVQFPQQPGGSTSPQRAVTLSAERRECNPDGTLALRFDWDEPPPGSPKATLTLQKIDLDQTPRDLVDPNAPGGPQRLDPGKLYELSLAAIQKLNGPLNPGERLRLVLHVDSGPVKPVVAQLDITIVEAPVIPTTEAAYALLRRQTAGDHTYVECVRFAWGPEAQRVELVNPADLRTEVVRRRAVFQFTDSTRPERAESYTVQKISQTGSTHIPL; translated from the coding sequence ATGGCGAAACTCCCCGAGCTGCCGAAGCTGAAAATCGCGGGCCCCTTCTGGACGGCCGAGGCCGAGGTGATCCGGCTGGCCGATCCGGCCACCAACTTCGCGTTCCGCACCCTGTTCGCGGACACGACGCCCCGCCAGGCCGTCGGCGAGAACAACGTGCTGCTGCCGGGCTCCCTGCTGGCACTGGTCTACGTCACCAGCGTCACGATCAGCCCGACCAACGGCAGCACGCCGCAGTACGTGTGGAAGCGCAGCGGCAACAAGCCCGACGGCAAGCTCTCGCCGCAGGCGATCCGGGCCGCGATCAGCGCCGGCACCGTCGGCCTGCTGCTCCTGCAGGCCCCGGCCGACGGCTGGCCCAAGAACGTCGCCGGCAAGCTGCCGACCTTCACCTGCCTTGGCGGCGAGATCGTCCTCGACCCGATGACGGCCCAGGCCGGCGCCGCTCAGAAGCTGTACGCCGCGCTGGGAATCGGGCCGGCGGCGATCACCCAGCGCACCGGGGCGGCCCGCCTGCTCGGAGCCCTCGCCGTCCACGCCGGCGGCCTCTCGGTCTTCGGCCAGGTCCGCCTGCTCTGGGACACCGCGCCGGTCACCGCCGTGTTCCAGCTCGCCCGGGTCGTCCCCGACCCCGAGCCGACGGCGGGGGCCCAGGTGCGCGGCTTCCGGATGACGGTCGAGGCCGAGCGGCTGACGGTGAGCGAGCGGACGGCGATCACCGACTCCTGGCGGCGCCTCAACCGCTACCTCAACCCGAACAACCCGCTGAACGGCCTGGCCGAGCCGCTGCCCGCGCCGGAGTGGGCCACCCTGGAGCTCGCCAACCCGCTCGCCGTCCCGCGCCTCTTCTGGGAGATCGCGCCCTGGCAGGAGCAGCCCGGCACGCGCCCGATCAGCTTCGCGGGCGACGAGTTCAGCGTGCTTCTGAGCGACCGGGGGCCCTACGACCCCACCGCCCGGCCGGACACGCTCGCCCAGATCACGCCGGCCAGAGCGCGCGTGGCCGCCGACGGCACGAAACTGCGGGTGGAGCTGGCGGCCGGCGGCCCGCCCGCGAGCTCCGCCGGCACGCTCGGCTACCAGGCCGGCCGCGACGGCGCCGGCTGGAGCGAGCGGGTCACCCTCGCCGCCACCACGCTCGCCTTCGACCCGAACGAGGCCGCGCGCCGGCTCCGCGCCACGTTGCGGGCGCCCGAGCCGTCCTGGAGCCGGCCGGAACCGGGTGAGGCCCGGCCCGTCACCCCGGCCGTGCTGTGGGGGTTCACGCCGCTGGACGACGGCTGGGCCCAGCTCCCGCTGCCCAACCTGTCCGAGCAGATCTACCTCGACGCGGGCGCGGCCCGGGAGGAGCCCGCCCCGGCGCCCGGCAACCTGCTGCGCGGCGCCGTCAGCTACGGCAACGACGATCCGGCAGGGCTCGGCCAGGTCCCCGGCGAGCAGCCCTGGAGCCTCACCCTCGCGGCGGCCCAGCGCATGACCGCCACCTGGGTGCTCGGCCCGGCCGGCGGGGGATACCAGCTCCAGTCGGCCGAGCTGGCGCTGGACGCGCCCGAGGTGGCGCTCAACGGGCTGTTCTGGCTGAGCACCGAGGCGCCCACCGCGGCCGACGCCCTGCCCGGCTTCGACGACTGGATCGGCGGCCTGGCGACCGTCCCCCTGCACACCGTCACCGGACGCGAGCTGTTCCCGCCCCTCGTGCGGCTCGCCTTCGAGGCGATCAGCTTCGCGTGGCGGAGCAAGCCCGCCTCCTCGGCCGGCCTCGGCGCCTGGGCCTTCCAGTACGGCATCGACCCGGCGCTCCTGCGGGCCCTGGTGGACGGTGGCGTCCTGCCGCCCGACGCCATCGGCGCCGCACTGCCCCTCGTCTGGCGCCGCCACCCGACTCTGCCGATGGTGCAGGCCCTCGCGCTCACGCAGAGCGTCAGCCCGCCCAACGTGCCGATCGCGGGCCGGCAGCTCGTCCCGTTCGAGCTGCCGGTGACCCGCCAGGACGGCATGGACCTGCCGGACGGCTGGCGCTTCACGGCGGAGGGCGCCTCGGGCTGGCCGCGCCACGGCGGCGGCCTCTCGCCCGCCCGCGAATGGCTCGGCGCGGATGAGGAGAAGCTGTACGACCTGCCCCTGGTGGCGCTCTCCCTGCCCGGTCTGGTGCTCGACCCGCGGCCCGACGGCGAGCCGCCGCAGAGCGACTCCGGGCTCGGCCTGCCCATCCAGTACCGCTACGACCTGCCCTACACGGACGAGATCCAGGCTCTGGCCCAGCTTCCCAAGATCCCCAAAGACCCTCGCGAGAGCGCGCCGCTGCCCGACACGGCGCGCCCCGAGCCGCCGCGTCCGCTCACCCGCGCGGACTACGCCGCCCACTGGCGGCGCCTCGCCGAGCGCGCCGGCCTCGCCGCCGCCGACAGCGTGGCCGCCTTCGCGCGGCAGGACGGCCAGACCGTGCTCCGCCACCTGGCCTCGATCCACGCCTGGCGGGTCCGCGCCACGCTCGCCCTTGACGGCTATCCCGGCGAGATCCGCCTGGACAACGCCGACCCCGCCCCGAGCGCTCCCTTGACGCTGACGCGCGAGGCGGCCCTGTCGGGGATAGACGGCGATTTCACCGACGGGGCCGGGGGCTTGCGCCGCCTGCCCGCGGACGCGCCCACGGACTCGGCCCGATACCAGTTGACGGCCGGGAGCATGGCCGCCCGCGCCGTCGGTGACGCCGGCTTCGCCGACCAGCGCGGCCTGGTGCGCGGTGCGAGCCTGCCCACGTCCAACCTGATCAGGACCCCGCTGAGCCATCCCACGGCGGGCGAGGTGCAGCTGACCACCACCCGCCTGCCGCTCACCCTCGGCCACGCCACGGCGACCTGGCGGCTCTGGTTCCGCGACCTGCCGGCCCAGGGCTCCACCTTCAGCAAGGCCTCCGCCCGCTCACCCAAGGCCGTCGAGCTCGATCTCGACGGCAACGACCCCGAGGCGCGCAGCAGCGACTACGAGCACCGGACCGGGTACGAGTGGCGCCTGCGCCCGCTCGACGATGATCCTGACGCGCCCCCGCCCGGCCTCGACCTGTTCGGCCTGCGCTTCTTCCCGATGGTGCTCGACCGCGTGGTCTTCGCCGGCGACGGCGTGGCCGCGGTCGACGTGATCGGGCGGTTGCAGCTCCCGGTGGCCGGTTCCGACGACGAGCAGACCGATCTGAGCAACTGCGTGCGGCTGACCTTCTCCGGCGGCGGCACCGCGCTGAACCTCAGTGCCATCGGCCTCGACGGCGACGTCCTGGAGTGGCCCCTGGCCGTCGCCGCCGGTGAGGCCGGCGACGCGCCGCGCCTGCGGGTCGGCCGCGTCGCGCTGGCGTCCGGTGGCGCCGGCCTGACCATCGAGCAGGTGCGGCTGCACTTCCACCTGTTCCAGGTGGAGTGGGCGGTCGGCCTGCCGCCGATCAGCTTCCCCGACCCCGCGACGCCGCCCTTCACCCTGCCCGGCGCGACCGGGACCGCCCCGATCGTGCCGCAGCGGGTCGCCCTCGGCCTCGACATGACCGGTGGTGAGCACACCCTGAACCTCACCGTCGCCGTACGGATCGACAGGCCGCCGACAGGTCTGCAGGCTCTCTACCGCTTCGACGAGGGCGGCGGCGCCACGGTCCACGACACCTCCGGCATCGGTGAGCCGCTGCACCTGAGCGCGGCCGCGACCCAGGGCATGAGCTGGAGCCCCAACGGCCTGACCCTCACCAAGGCGACGCTCATCCGCTCGGGCGCTCCCGCCGCGAAACTGAACGCCGCGGTGAAGGCGAGCAACGAGATCAGTATCGAGGCATGGGTGAAGCCCGTCACCGGCCTGCTGACGGGCGGGCAGTTCGACATCCTCACCGTCTCCTCCGACGCGGGGCACCGGAACGTGACCCTCCAGCAGCGCAAGGGCCTGCTCGATTCGTCCTTCGTGGACGTGTGGCTGCACACCGACGCCACCAACGATGAGGGCGCCCCCGACCTGGCCACCCCGGCCGGTTCGCTCGGCGCCGCCCTGACCCACCTGGCCTACACCCGCTCCGCCGACGGCCGAACCCGGATCTACGTCAATGGGCAGCTGAAGGCCGAGCACAACGTGGGCGGGAGCCTGGCCGCCTGGAACGACCAGTTCGAGCTGGCTCTCGGCGATGAGATCACGGGCGGCCGGGCCTGGCTGGGCACCTATCGCATGGTCGCCGTCTACGGCCGCGCCCTCACCGCCGAGGAGGTGTCCGCGCGCTTCGGCGCGGGGCCGGCGACGGCGCCCACCGCGTCCAGAGGGGAGGCGGTCGCGGCCGGGCTGACCTTCGACCTGATGGCGAAGGGGACGGATCGTTTCACGCTCGACACCGCGAACCTCTTCGGCGACCTCACCCTCGCCGTCACGCTGCCCGACGGCTCGCCCGCGGCGCTGGCCGGCGACACGACGCTGCAGTTCGGCTGGAACGGCTACGGTGCCCCGCAGCCCGAAGGCCTCCAGTTCCTGCCGGGCATGCGCCTGGCCGATGCCCAGACGCCCGGCCTGGGCGAACGCGCCGCCCCCGGCTTCGCCACGGTGACGTTCCGCGCCACCGCCCGTCCGGACGACGTGCCGAAGCTGACCCTGACCGGCGCCTTCGTGGAGGCTCTGCTCGTAGCCCACTGGGGCCGCTCGCTGCACGACCGCGGTCCCAGCCGAAGCGCCGAGGCCGCGGAGCTGTACGGCTCCTCGGCCGGCGATCTCGTGGTGGGCTACACCTCGCGCCTGCAGGGTTCGGACTGGCAGGAGAGCTTCCTGCTCAACGGGATGCTGACCGCGACCAACCTGGTCTCCTGGCCGCAGCAGCTCAACTACGACGCGGCCACCGCGCGCATCACCCTGCCTGCGGCCCGCACCGCCGGGGCCCCGCCCCTGACCCATCTGCGGCACACGATCAGGGTGCTGCTGAACCAGCACGAGCTGCCCGGATCCATCCTGACCGGCGCCGCGGGCCCGCTGCTGTTCACCTTCGCCCAGGGCCAGAGCTGGCAGACCCTGGCCCTGGTCGAGCACCAGCTCGTCGAGGTGACGCCGGCGGCCGGCGGGAGCGGCGGGACCCTCGGCCGTGAGGCCCGCTGGACGGCCGTGCAGGAGGTGCGCCTGCTCGCGCCGCAGCGCGCCGCGCAGTTCCTGCGCGCCATGGCCGCGCTCAAGATCACCGACCCCGTCGAGGGCGTCAGCCCGCTCGGCAGCGTGAGCGGCGGCTACCTGGGCGCCGGCCTGTCGGCGCTGCTGGCCGACTCGGGGGCGGCGCTCGACGCACTGCCCCCGGACACGCTGCTCGTCGAGGCGAGCGCCCACCACCTGGTCAGGCTCACGCCCGCCGGGGAAAGCGTGGCCACCACGCTGCAGTTCCTCCCGACCGGCAGCCAGGGCGCCCTGCTCAGCAGCCCGGCGGACTACGCGCCCAGCGACCCGACCGACCCGCGCTGGCTGCTGCTGACCATGCCCTTCCTGGGCCGGCTGCAGGACACGACCCGCGACCTGGCCCAGCCGCCCGCCGGGCAGCAGCCCAGCCCGCTGCAGACCGACCCGCTGCTGCTCATCGCCCGCCTGCGCGCCGCGGCCCCCACCACCGCACTGCCCAGCCTGGCTCTCGCCCTCAGCGGCTGGGCCGACAGCGCCCCCCTGGCCGTCACCTTCGCCAGCCTGGACACCGTGGTCGGCCGCAGCTTCGCTCGGCTCGACCCGTTGGCGTTGGAGGAGAGCTGGTTCCGCGCTCAGAATCCGTCCCCCGAGCCGCAGGACGCACTGCTGCAGAGCGTCCTTGCCGCCCTCCCCGAGACGCCGGCCCGGCTCAGCCGTCCGGTCGCCCTGCGCCAGGCCTTCGACCCGCGCCGCCCCTTCTACCCGCCCCAGCCGGACGACCGGACGGCGCCGGCCGAACCCTCGCCGTACGCCGACCCCGTCTGGCGCGAGGACGGGCTCCTGCTGACCCAGGCCGTGAGCACTCTGGCGCCGACCAGCAAACCGCCCTACGGCTGGACCCTGGCCGCCGCGCTCATCGCGAGCAGCGGGCTGCTCGGCCAGCCTCCCGCCGACGGCCAGGGCCCCCGCCGCCATCCCGCGGCCACCCTCGTCCCCGCACCGCTCGCGCTCGACGGGGCCGACAACCCGCGCCCGCTGAACATCGTGATCAGCCCGTACCTGGGGCTCCAGTGGCGGCCGGCTCCGACGGTGCCGACGGGCGGTCCGTCGCCCCTGCAACCCCGGTTGCTGCTCGCCGAGCTGCTCTGCCTCGCGCCCGGCACCGCACGGCTGCGGCCCGTGGCGAGCCGCATGTGGAGCGTGCAGCCCGACCACCCCGAGCTGGCCGATGAGAGCCACCTGCGCGCCCAGGCCCAGGGCTGGGCCGTCCAGTCCCAGCGTCTTCTGGCGCCGGAGTCGCCGATCGCGGTGCTGCGCTACCGGATCATCAGCGACAACACCCGTCCGGACGGCCTGGGGGAGGCCGCCCTGACCATCGGCTACGCCTTCGCCCTGGTCCGGGTGACGAGCGCGGAACCACTGGCGAGGCGGCTGTTCAGCGTCCGCCCGGAGCTCGCCGATCTGCGCTACCGCGAGGGCCAGTGCGCCATCGCGGCGATCCCCGCCAGCCCCCGCGACTTCGAACTCGCGCCGCCGCAGACGGTCGGGGTGCAGCCGCTCTACCTCACCCAGCGCCCGGTGCGGGGGGACCTGCCGGCGTGGCCCTGGGGCCTCAGCGCGCTGCGCGTCAGTGTGCACTACACCAAGGGGCAGCAGGGCGTCATCGGCGTGGCCACGCCCGGCACGGCGGGCCAGACGCTCTGGTGGCAGACGGTCCAAAGCACGGTGCAGTTCCGCTCGGCGCTGCACACCGACCGGCCGACCGGCGGCCTGCCACGGCGCTTCCGCGCGCCGGCCGTACGCAGCCTGCTCCCCGCACCGCCCGACCCGCCACTCCCCGCGCTGACCGAGCCGATGTTCGATGAGCCCGCCCTTCCCGATCCGGACGCGGCCGCCCCCGAGGGGCCGGCCCTGGAACGCTGGCAGCCGGTCCTGCCCGGCGAGCTGCGCTACCTGGTGAGCGGCACACGTGCCGGCGTGTTCGTGACGCTGCGCAACCACCTCCTGCGCCAGAGCGGCGTCACCCTGGCGGGCGAGCACCCGCGCCCGCGCGGTCTGGCCATGCTCTCCGGCGGGCTACCGGTACAGCACCGTGCCCCGCGTCCAGTACCGCTGCCGGCCAACGTCGACGGCCGGCAAGGAGTCGCGCTGCGCACCTGGGCGAGCCACTTCGACCCCGAGAAGCCGGCCCTGGTCACGCCGTCCCCGACCGACGAGGCCTTCCGCGCCGGCTTCGAAGACCCCCGGGAGAACCCGACCTACCGACAGACCGCCCAGCGCCTGCGGCTGCAGTTGGCCGCGGTCGAGCGCTCCAGGCTGGACGTGGGCTGGGACGGTGTCCTGACCTTCGTCTACCGGATCGACGGCAGCATCACGCTGCTCGGCGGTCAGAAACCGGAGACGCCGGAGACCGGCATCCGCGACTGGGTCCTGGCCCTGGAACTCGTGGGCGCCGGGCGGGTCACGACGCTTGCGGACATCACCACCCCGACGCTGGTGCTGACACCGACCCTGCGGGCCCAGCTCGGTGCGGTCGGCGTGCCCCTGCCGGGGCCGGAGGTCGACACCGTCGACACGGCGAAGTTCGCGATCTGCCGGTTCGGGCTCCCCGGCGACGCGAAGACCCGCGCCGACCGGGCCCGCGAGCTGATCGCCGGCATGCCGCCCGGTGCGACGATCCACGCGCGCGTCAGAGCGCAGTTCGCCCCTCACCGGCCCGGCGCGGAGCCGTATCACGACGGCTACAGCCATGTGCTGCGTTTCCCGCTCCGTGTGGCCGACCCGAGCGCGCCCCACCTGCCCCTCGTCCCGCGCTACGTCCATTTCGAGGACCCGGAATACAACCGGCGGCTGGCCTCGCCTTCCGCCCACGCCACCGTGCCGGTGCAGTTCCCGCAGCAACCGGGCGGCAGCACGAGCCCGCAGCGCGCCGTCACGCTTTCCGCGGAGCGGCGGGAGTGCAACCCGGACGGCACGCTGGCCCTGCGCTTCGACTGGGACGAACCGCCCCCGGGCAGCCCGAAGGCCACGCTGACGCTCCAGAAGATCGACCTGGACCAGACCCCACGCGACCTGGTGGACCCGAACGCACCCGGCGGTCCGCAAAGGCTCGACCCGGGAAAGCTGTACGAGCTCTCGCTGGCCGCGATCCAGAAGCTGAACGGGCCGCTCAACCCAGGCGAACGGCTGCGACTCGTCCTGCACGTCGACTCGGGCCCGGTGAAGCCGGTCGTGGCGCAGCTCGACATCACCATCGTCGAGGCTCCGGTGATCCCCACGACCGAGGCGGCGTACGCGCTGCTGCGCAGGCAGACGGCCGGCGACCACACGTACGTCGAGTGTGTGCGCTTCGCCTGGGGCCCGGAGGCGCAGCGCGTCGAGCTCGTGAATCCGGCCGACCTGCGCACGGAGGTAGTGCGCCGACGCGCGGTGTTCCAGTTCACCGACTCGACCCGCCCCGAGCGAGCGGAGTCCTACACCGTCCAGAAGATCAGCCAGACCGGCTCGACGCACATCCCGCTTTGA
- a CDS encoding phospholipase D family protein, translating into MADIDALKKKYFVQPDDTNPPSEPLPATFAGCRVTPLIDGGAYFADLAAQIAALGQGTPSENSNQFLYIAGWWLHLMGGKVNPSPGSSGASTGPSIGLENPFSLDGPGDPNHLVDLLKAKAAAGVDVRVLGWVSSSVMADYFVLTASIQNGAGSIRDVNVGTMAAIRELRKAPALADKACLNIISHSAGAVHTKMVLVGNGSGAIGYTGGLDLVGDRHGAQPHPPAQWHDVQAKVEGPAVQAMYDLYRSMWNEVKARKVRSFRYADEKIVSHLPSTPTAPARTLPTTPVGKHHVQSLRTVPRFNYTTFNILPENEKISFAPDGLFEVRSAWFNAILTAENYVYIEDQGFWSVEVMIWLNQALKARNDLKVILVTGITDPNDPHFPPYANVALFKGLLHDLNGQQRGRVRAFSRDLIVHTKSTIVDDHWAIIGSANAFRRSLYSDVEHAVGLLDEDDVLVQQYRTRLWSDHFGLLGPADQQKIADIDKALNVWDGTWGTPGSGVALPTALTPIPLPTTQTVLSSKDQDKYDRYADVDSREAWGGCLP; encoded by the coding sequence GTGGCTGATATCGATGCTCTGAAAAAGAAGTACTTCGTTCAGCCCGACGATACGAATCCCCCTTCGGAACCGCTGCCGGCCACCTTCGCCGGCTGCCGGGTCACCCCGCTGATCGACGGCGGCGCCTACTTCGCCGACCTCGCCGCGCAGATCGCCGCCCTGGGCCAGGGGACGCCGAGCGAGAACAGCAACCAGTTCCTCTACATCGCGGGCTGGTGGCTCCATCTCATGGGTGGCAAGGTCAACCCCTCGCCCGGCTCGTCGGGCGCCTCGACCGGGCCTTCGATCGGGCTGGAGAACCCGTTCTCCCTCGACGGTCCCGGAGACCCGAACCACCTGGTCGACCTGCTCAAGGCCAAGGCGGCGGCCGGAGTCGACGTCCGCGTCCTGGGCTGGGTGTCGTCCTCCGTAATGGCCGACTACTTCGTACTGACCGCGTCGATCCAGAATGGGGCGGGCAGTATTCGCGATGTCAACGTGGGCACGATGGCCGCGATCCGTGAATTACGCAAGGCGCCCGCCCTCGCCGACAAGGCCTGCCTGAACATCATCTCCCACTCCGCCGGCGCGGTGCACACCAAGATGGTGCTCGTCGGTAACGGCAGTGGCGCCATCGGTTACACCGGTGGGCTCGATTTGGTAGGCGATCGCCACGGCGCCCAACCGCATCCCCCCGCACAGTGGCACGACGTGCAGGCGAAGGTCGAGGGCCCGGCGGTGCAGGCGATGTACGACCTGTACCGGAGCATGTGGAACGAGGTCAAGGCGCGAAAGGTCAGATCCTTTCGCTATGCCGACGAGAAGATCGTCAGCCACTTACCGAGCACGCCCACCGCCCCGGCGCGCACCCTGCCGACCACGCCGGTGGGCAAACACCACGTCCAGTCGCTGCGCACCGTGCCGCGTTTCAACTACACGACCTTCAACATCCTGCCCGAGAACGAGAAGATCTCCTTCGCTCCCGACGGCCTTTTCGAGGTGCGCTCCGCCTGGTTCAACGCCATCCTCACCGCCGAGAACTACGTCTACATCGAGGACCAGGGATTCTGGTCCGTCGAAGTGATGATCTGGCTGAACCAGGCGCTCAAGGCCCGCAACGATCTCAAGGTGATCCTGGTGACCGGGATCACCGACCCGAACGACCCGCACTTCCCTCCGTACGCCAACGTCGCGCTGTTCAAGGGCCTGCTCCACGACCTGAACGGCCAGCAGCGGGGCAGGGTGCGCGCCTTCAGCCGCGACCTGATCGTGCACACCAAGAGCACGATCGTCGACGACCACTGGGCGATCATCGGTTCGGCCAACGCCTTCCGGCGCAGCCTCTACAGCGACGTCGAGCACGCGGTGGGCCTGCTCGACGAGGACGACGTGCTGGTGCAGCAGTACCGGACGCGGCTCTGGAGCGACCACTTCGGCCTGCTCGGCCCGGCCGACCAGCAGAAGATCGCCGACATCGACAAGGCGCTCAACGTCTGGGACGGCACCTGGGGCACGCCGGGCAGCGGGGTCGCCCTGCCGACCGCCCTCACCCCTATCCCGCTCCCCACGACACAGACGGTGCTCAGTAGCAAGGATCAGGACAAATACGACCGTTACGCCGACGTGGACTCGCGCGAGGCGTGGGGGGGTTGCCTGCCATGA
- a CDS encoding DUF4240 domain-containing protein, translated as MRDAVSRPKKNEVRENGMDQDTWWELIEKARAVAGDRADDRDRPDDPLVRILTDRLGELDGPQILDFDVRLTRVTDSAYRRPLWNAAYLIEGGCGDDGFMDFRAGLVLLGREVFTRAVADPDALAAVPTVTRMSRGEGGWIGCEALHYAPRTAYHRVMGETTSFDTAMEDAVRSMRRPEAPLGAGWDVEDDDETRLRLPRLAALFL; from the coding sequence GTGCGCGACGCTGTCTCCCGGCCGAAGAAGAACGAGGTACGGGAGAACGGAATGGACCAGGACACGTGGTGGGAGCTGATCGAGAAGGCGCGGGCCGTGGCCGGCGACCGCGCCGACGACCGCGATCGTCCCGATGATCCGCTGGTCCGGATCCTGACCGACCGGCTGGGCGAGCTGGACGGCCCCCAGATCCTCGACTTCGACGTCCGGCTGACGCGCGTGACCGACTCGGCCTACCGGCGTCCGCTCTGGAACGCCGCCTACCTCATCGAGGGCGGCTGCGGCGACGACGGCTTCATGGACTTCCGCGCCGGGCTCGTCCTGCTGGGACGCGAGGTGTTCACCCGCGCCGTCGCCGACCCCGATGCCCTCGCCGCCGTGCCGACGGTGACCCGGATGAGCCGAGGGGAAGGCGGCTGGATCGGTTGCGAGGCCCTGCACTACGCACCCAGGACCGCCTACCACCGCGTCATGGGCGAAACGACGTCGTTCGACACGGCGATGGAGGACGCAGTGCGCTCGATGCGGCGGCCTGAAGCACCCCTGGGGGCGGGCTGGGACGTCGAGGACGACGACGAGACCCGGCTGCGGCTCCCCCGCCTGGCCGCGCTCTTCCTCTGA